The DNA sequence GATTTGTGGAGGGGGAAAACAAACTATTTATGTCCATGGTAAAGCTAAATATAAATTAGTGGGACATACAAATGCTGTCAAGGCTTTGGCGGTGAGTTGTCGAGAACATATTTTAATTGCTTCAGCAAGTTATGATAGTACAGTGAGATTATGGGATTTAACCAATAAAAAACTAGCTAAGGTTTTAAAAAGACATACGAAGGGAGTATATGGGGTGGCATTTAGCCCAGATGGCACTATGTTGGCTACTGGAGGAGGAGACTATAGTGCAAAGCTATGGAGTTTAACAGATTATAGAGTAATACACAATTTTAAGGATCATTTCAATTCTGTTTTATCGGTGGCATTTAGTCCAGATAGTAAAATATTAGCCACAGGTAGTATGGATAAAATGATTCGCCTTTGGAATACAGAAACGGGGGAATTAATTAATACTTTGATGGGGCATTCTTTTTGGATTGAATCTCTTGCTTTTAATCCTCAAGGTATGATTTTGGTTAGTAGTAGTAATGACAAAACGATTAAATTTTGGAATTATATATCTGGAGAGTGTATCAGAACAATTATACAGAAAGATAGTTGGACAAGTGCGATCGCATTTAATCATGATGGCAGTCTTCTGGTTACAGGAAGCAACAATGGTGTTATTAAAGTTTGGCAAAATCATTAATTTAGAGAGTAACTAACCTTTTAATCCTATCAAACTTAGATCAACGTTTCCTGACAAATAAATGTTAGATACTACCGTCTTCGCAAAAATTAGTTGATCCCAAAATAAGTTTTAAAAATAAAATATATTCAGTAGGATTAAGATTATAAAGTAAATTATTGATATTAACATCTAATCCATAAGTAAATAAAAATAATATTATTTATAACTATAAATTATTAATAAAGAAAATAATCAAGATAAAAAATCATGACTGAACAAAAACAAACCCTAGAAGAAATGACTTTGAGGCAACTCAGAAAAATAGCCAGTATTCTCAATATTCCTCGATATAGTCGAATGCGCAAACAGCAACTATTAAACATTATTAAAACTAAAAAAAATGATATTGCCTCAGAAAACACTGACCCATCCAACAATATCGATAATCAAGCAAAAAAGTCATTTAATAGGCTTTCTCCAGAAGAAAAGTCTTTTCTTAATAGGCGAACCCAAGAAAATAATCCCCCTGATTTAACTACCGCTAGTGATATTTTTCGTCAAAATTTGAGACTTTCATCACTAAAAAATTTACCTGACAATTTTTTTTTCGGTATTGACGAGAATTTAGGAGATTTACCAGAAAGTTATGGAGAGGATAAAGTTATGCTTCTTCCTCTTAGCCCCCAATGGGGTTATATTTATTGGGATATTTCCCCTCAAAAACAAAAAGAATTACGTAATCAAGGAGGGAAATTTTTAACTCTACGCTTGTATGATGTGACTGACATAGATTATGATTTGGAAACACCCCATAATGTGAAAGAATTTTTGTGCGGAGATGTAGCTAGGGCTTGGTATGTGCCTATTCCTGTAAGCGATCGCACCTATGCTGTGGACATCGGTTATCGCTGTGAAGATGGACGTTGGTTAGCCATTGCTCGTTCCCCCCAAGTAAAAATACCTAGTGCTTATCCCAGTGAATGGGTAGAGGATGTATTTGTTACCATTCCTTGGGAAGAAGATTTAAAAGAAAGAAAACAATGGCAATTATCAACAACGGGTAAAAGTAATTTAACTAAAGAGAAAAAAGACTTAATTCCCGTGAAAAACAGTTCTATTCCAGAAAATCTCAAAAATCACAGTTTTGGCTCATGGATGCTTCATCGGGGGGGTGATTCTCCCAATATTTGGGCTTCAGGGATGGGCTTAATGTCTGGCTCTGGTGCTGGTTTTTCTGGTGATTTGGTTTGGAATCGTAAATTTTGGTTAATCGCTAATGCAGAATTAATTGTTTATGGTGCAACTGACCCTCGTGCTAAAGTAATCGTAGGAGACACACCGATTAGTCTCAATCCTGATGGTACATTTCATTTTCACATTCCCTTTCCCGATGGTCAAATTGATTATCCCATAAAAGCGATCGCACCTGATGGAGAACAAACCCGCTCTATTTATCTTCGTTTTAACCGTGACACCATTTCGGAAAATACGAACAAAGAAGAAGAAGCAACCCTAGAATGGTTCACATCACCCAAAAATATTAATTGATAGTTTTTAACGGGGAATCACACAACGAATACCGTGTTTTTTTCCTTGATTATCTCCTCGATAGCGAGGGATTAAATGAATATGGGTATGTTTAACTTTTTGCCCTCCTGCTTGATTAACATTAAAACCAATATTAAACCCATCAGGTTGATATTTTGCACAGATGATTTCTTTTACTCTATTCACCATTTGCCAACAGTGACTTTGTAAGGAAAAAGATAAATTAAAATAATTTTCTTCGTGATGTTTAGGAATAATTAAACTATGTCCTTTAGTTAAGGGATAACCATCTAAAATTGCATAAGCTAAAGTTGATTCTGTGAGTAAAGTTAGCTTAGGATAAGGTTTACAGAAAATACAAGAAAGAGATGAATGTTTAATTTGATTAAAATGTTGATACTCATAAATTTCGCAAGACTCATCAAGATGTATGGATTTAAAAGGTAGTTTAACTAATCTTTGATAGGTTTTTTTTTCATAAACATAATGGTTTCTAAATCCTTCTATTTTTATATCCCTTCTCACGGCAAAATAAGCCTTTCCTTTCGGCTTTAAAAGTTGTGATATATTCATAATCACTTCTTCTTGACTTTCTAAAAACAAAACATTTAAGACATAAAAACAGAGTATTGTATCAAACTTCTCTTGAGGGTATTGAGGGTAATAATGAGGATCATAACCAATAATTTCATAGCCTTTTTTTGAGAGTATTTCCACATCTTTACCAAAACCGCAACCAAAATCGAGCATATTACCTTTTAACAGTTTTTTTCGATGTAAATATCTTGCAGGAAATGACAATTTTTCCCTTTCAATTGCCGTTAGATGACTATATTTATTCTCCATTGATTTAATATTAATAACAAATTTAGGTAGGATATTCACACCTTCTAAAACTAACTATTAGAAGAAAAATCTCTTAATTTATAACTATTTTTACGGACTTCTACCTTCTTGATAATCTTATAACTCAAACAATCATTCGATACAATTATTTACGGCTAAATCTAAATACTTCAATGGATTGAGAAGTGAGAAATAAACCGAGAAAAATATAAGTTAAAAATACAATTAAATTACTACTATTAAAAACACCCATCACAAAATTTTCATAGTTTTTTAATAAAGAAAAATGGGCTAAAAATTCTCCTAATTGACCTCCAATACTATTGGCTAAAGCGTCTAAAATAGAAAGAGTAATAACTAAAATAAAGGTGATAATTGCTGAGAAAATAGTGCTATCTGTTAAGGAAGAAATAAACATTCCTAATGATAAAATTGATGCGGCCATTAAGATTAAGCCCAAATGTGCTAATAATGGTACTTGAAAAGAAATCGGAGGGGTTGCTCCTTGAAATGCGATCGCTTCATAGAGTATAATCGGCATGATCATGGTAATAAAAAAGATCAAAACCCCCATTAATTTGCCCAATGCCACCACCCAATTAAATAGTGGAGATGTGGCTAATAATTCAATAGTACCTCTTTTTCTTTCTTCTGCATACAAACCCATTGAGAGAATTGGTAATATAAACAGAGTCAAAGATGCGATCGCATTAAAGTAAATTTGCATAAATTCATACACCACATCTACAGGGGTAGTGTTACCTAATTGCTCTTGAATTGCCACACTTTGAATGATACCCTGTTCACTCAGGAGAAGGAAAACAAAAAAGATGCCCGAAATTAACCAAAAAACGGCGGCGATACTAAAGGCTAAAGGAGAGACAAAATAGCCGTGCAACTCTTTTTGGATAATGGCAACAATATTCCAAAATACTTTCATCAATTAAAAATTATGAATTATCAATAATAGTTTAAAACAAATATTATCTCATTTCAGATTTAAGTATTTATAAAACAATTAATGAAAGACTCTTAACAGAATCAAATAAAAAAAAGATAAACTAAAATAATCGTTAACAAGTGTCAAACCATGACAAAGATAGAATTTATAATTCCTCTTCATAGTTTAAGTCCCGTTAAAAGAGCAGGGCTGTTTCATTTTCAAATTTTAAAAGAAAAATAAAGGCGATCGCTTGATAAAATAAAAGGGCAAAAGATCGCATTTATTATAGGTTGAAAAAATGTTAAATAATTTAGTTAACAAATTACCAGAAATTCAAGACTTATTAAAGGAAGTGACCACAGAAAATAAAACATTTAGTTTTGATGCACTTCATTGTCAAAAACAAACAATTAAGATAATTATTGAAGGAAATAATCATTATTTAATTCCCGTAAAAAAGAATCAAAAAACCTTATATTACTCTTTAGAGAAAATTATAAAATAAAAGAGACCAAACACAATATATATAGAGGAAGATAATAGTCATGGAAGACAAATAACACGTCAAGTATCCACATGGAATAATTATCAAGATTTGCCAAAAAAGATGAGTGATAAATTTAAAGAAATAAAAAATATAATTGAAGTAAAAAGAAGTGGAATGAGAGGAGAAAAACCGTATGAGGAAAAAAATTATTATATTAGTAGCAATTCAGAAACAGCAACAGAAGTAGGAAAAAAAAGAAGAAATCATTGGAGAATAGAAAACCAACTACACTGGGTAAAAGATGTAATAATGGATGAGGATACTTCAAAAATAAAGCAGAAACAAGGGGCGATAAATATCTCAGTATTAAAAACTATTGGCATTAATTTTTTTAGACTGTTAAAATTTGAATCGATAACAGAAGGAGAAGGGCGTAGATGGCTTGGAGCAAATCTTCCAGCTTTTTTGCTTTTCTAAAATGAAACAGCCCTGCTGGGGGTGAGAGGGGGAAACTAATTCTTCTTAATTCTTCATTTTTCCTTTGCCCATGCCCTTTTTATTTCTAATGTTTATAAGCACCTAATTCAGGATAAAAAGGAGCAGTTTCTTGACAAAAACTAATCCCTAATTTAGATAACATAGATTCTAAAACATGGTCAGGAGAAAAACGTAAATAATCATTATTAATTTCTAAACTAACATGACGATTTCCCAGATGATAGGCCGCTTTTAATAAATCTAATGTGTTTGGTGACTTCACTGTGATAACAGATTCTAATTTCGCTTTTATTTCTACAAAAAAACTTCTATCATCATTAGTTAATATATCTCCTTCCATCAGCACATCTCCCCTTTCTAAATTCAATTTAATGTATTTATTTCCATTTTCACTAATCGCATCAAGCTGTATTTTTTGTTTAACTTTTGTTCTTTCTTCTGCTGTTAAATATATCTCTAAATCTACCCTAGTATGAGGTAATAATTCACTTTTTTTAGTCAGAATAATCATTTCTCTAATGATAATAAATCAAAATTAATTAATTGGGTGATGAACTGTTACTAACTTTGTACCATCAGGAAAAGTTGCTTCCACTTGAACTTCTTCCACCATTTCTGAGACACCTTCCATAACGTCATTTTTAGTTAATAAAGTACGCCCGTAGCTCATTAACTGTGCCACTGTATGCCCTTCCCTTGCACCCTCTAAAATAGCCGCAGAAATATAGGCAACTGCTTCAGGGTAATTTAGTTTTAAACCTTTTGCTTTTCTTCTCTCTGCTAATAAACCTGCAGTAAAAATTAACAATTTATCTTTTTCTTGAGGTGATAATTCCATAATTTAATAATAATTGATAATTACTATATTTTCTAATAATATAATAGAGAAAGTCTAAATAACCAAATATCTTGACATGAAGATATAGTGTGCTTACCTAGGTTTTTGTATTTTTTAAGCAATTAGCTATCAACATAATAACGACAATGGTTATCCTTTACTTTCAGTACTATTTTACTGTCATTTATTATATAGCGTTCGTCAATCATTTGTCATAATTAATTATCGCAAATCCTCCAATGATGAAGCCTAGTCACTTCCTAATTTTTAATTCTTAATTTCCTTCTTTTAAAGAAATATTATGAATCTAATAACATTATTATATATATTGTCTGATTAACAATTGAATCCGCTAAAATTTTTCGTAATAGTCATAAATATTTTTCTTTGTTAATTCTGAAAAAATATTAATTACAAATCAGCTATACCCTTTTAAAACTTAATTCAAAAGAAAGGTAAAAACAATTAATGAACATCAATCAAAACTATATTAAACATATTTTAGCAGTTGAGTGTGGCAGTTGGAAAAAAACTTTTTTCCTAGATAAAGATAATTATTCTATTGGGCGAAATTCTACTAATACTTTTTTCTGTCATCATAGAGTTATTTCTCGTAATCATGCCCATATTATTAAAGTAAACTATCAGAGTTTAGTTGATTCAGAGCAATCGGAAAATATTTTTTGGTTAATGGATGGGGATTTTTTTGGAAGAAGAAGTACCAATGGTATTTATGTCAATGGAAAAAAATGTTTTTGTGCAAAACTAAATCCGGGAGATATTATCTTTTTTGGTGGGATAGATGTTAAGGCAAAATATGATATTGTCAACCTTCAATCAAAGACTTTTTATAGTATTGCTTCTCCCGATTATAAATCAGTTTTTACTGAAAAAGTAAATAATTCAGAGATTTCAGATTTAAGCATATTTAGTACTTTTACTGATGATAATTTTGGTATTTTAGAGCTTATTTCTCAGGGGGTATTTATCGTTAATTTAAAATCTTCTGAGATTATTAAGGTAAATCAGAATTATGCTCAAATGTTGGGCTATTTAAGTTCAGAAATAATAGGCTTAAAGTTGCAGGAATTAGATTGTTCTGAAAAAGAGATGATTAACTATGATTTATCAATTTTAGCAAAAAATAATGTTAAGAGTTGTCGATATTCAATTCATCAAGGAAAAGATAAGAAACTAATCAATGTTTTAGTGAAAAGTGTTCCGATTAATTATCAAGAACAAAAATGTCTTTTAGTATCTGTCGAAAATAATAGTAATTTACAAAAGTTAGAAGATGCTTTGCGTTATCAAACTTCTCATAATTTGAGT is a window from the Cyanobacterium sp. Dongsha4 genome containing:
- the ureE gene encoding urease accessory protein UreE, which gives rise to MIILTKKSELLPHTRVDLEIYLTAEERTKVKQKIQLDAISENGNKYIKLNLERGDVLMEGDILTNDDRSFFVEIKAKLESVITVKSPNTLDLLKAAYHLGNRHVSLEINNDYLRFSPDHVLESMLSKLGISFCQETAPFYPELGAYKH
- a CDS encoding bifunctional class I SAM-dependent methyltransferase/HIT family protein codes for the protein MENKYSHLTAIEREKLSFPARYLHRKKLLKGNMLDFGCGFGKDVEILSKKGYEIIGYDPHYYPQYPQEKFDTILCFYVLNVLFLESQEEVIMNISQLLKPKGKAYFAVRRDIKIEGFRNHYVYEKKTYQRLVKLPFKSIHLDESCEIYEYQHFNQIKHSSLSCIFCKPYPKLTLLTESTLAYAILDGYPLTKGHSLIIPKHHEENYFNLSFSLQSHCWQMVNRVKEIICAKYQPDGFNIGFNVNQAGGQKVKHTHIHLIPRYRGDNQGKKHGIRCVIPR
- a CDS encoding ISAs1 family transposase, whose product is MEEDNSHGRQITRQVSTWNNYQDLPKKMSDKFKEIKNIIEVKRSGMRGEKPYEEKNYYISSNSETATEVGKKRRNHWRIENQLHWVKDVIMDEDTSKIKQKQGAINISVLKTIGINFFRLLKFESITEGEGRRWLGANLPAFLLF
- a CDS encoding DUF4912 domain-containing protein; amino-acid sequence: MTEQKQTLEEMTLRQLRKIASILNIPRYSRMRKQQLLNIIKTKKNDIASENTDPSNNIDNQAKKSFNRLSPEEKSFLNRRTQENNPPDLTTASDIFRQNLRLSSLKNLPDNFFFGIDENLGDLPESYGEDKVMLLPLSPQWGYIYWDISPQKQKELRNQGGKFLTLRLYDVTDIDYDLETPHNVKEFLCGDVARAWYVPIPVSDRTYAVDIGYRCEDGRWLAIARSPQVKIPSAYPSEWVEDVFVTIPWEEDLKERKQWQLSTTGKSNLTKEKKDLIPVKNSSIPENLKNHSFGSWMLHRGGDSPNIWASGMGLMSGSGAGFSGDLVWNRKFWLIANAELIVYGATDPRAKVIVGDTPISLNPDGTFHFHIPFPDGQIDYPIKAIAPDGEQTRSIYLRFNRDTISENTNKEEEATLEWFTSPKNIN
- a CDS encoding ABC transporter permease, translating into MKVFWNIVAIIQKELHGYFVSPLAFSIAAVFWLISGIFFVFLLLSEQGIIQSVAIQEQLGNTTPVDVVYEFMQIYFNAIASLTLFILPILSMGLYAEERKRGTIELLATSPLFNWVVALGKLMGVLIFFITMIMPIILYEAIAFQGATPPISFQVPLLAHLGLILMAASILSLGMFISSLTDSTIFSAIITFILVITLSILDALANSIGGQLGEFLAHFSLLKNYENFVMGVFNSSNLIVFLTYIFLGLFLTSQSIEVFRFSRK
- the ureA gene encoding urease subunit gamma; this translates as MELSPQEKDKLLIFTAGLLAERRKAKGLKLNYPEAVAYISAAILEGAREGHTVAQLMSYGRTLLTKNDVMEGVSEMVEEVQVEATFPDGTKLVTVHHPIN